One window of Deltaproteobacteria bacterium genomic DNA carries:
- a CDS encoding RluA family pseudouridine synthase, which translates to MTQHTWLVYENQHILAVNKPARLPSQPLSADETQTMVGWVTAVYPQLRGVGDKPLEAGLLNRLDIKTSGLLLFAKDATTYREYFKLQKAGRLRKIYHAVVMGRVEQPGEINLPLKATGPRGMKMKVDSKRGNIEAKTRYWPEKILPDKTLLRVEITQGARHQIRCHLAFLGHPVLGDELYGQVIEGARSFDFYFLHATEVHFPKEWLQIPGAKIVTPYPEGWQEVLIF; encoded by the coding sequence ATGACACAGCACACTTGGCTCGTTTATGAAAATCAGCACATCTTAGCCGTTAACAAACCAGCTAGGTTACCTTCGCAGCCTTTATCAGCTGATGAAACTCAAACCATGGTGGGTTGGGTCACCGCTGTTTATCCGCAATTGCGCGGGGTGGGGGATAAGCCACTCGAAGCGGGGTTGTTGAATCGATTGGATATTAAAACCAGTGGGTTGTTGCTGTTTGCCAAAGATGCAACGACCTATCGGGAATATTTTAAATTACAAAAAGCAGGCAGGTTGCGCAAAATTTATCATGCGGTGGTGATGGGGAGGGTCGAGCAGCCCGGTGAAATTAATCTGCCGCTTAAAGCCACGGGGCCGCGAGGGATGAAGATGAAGGTAGATTCCAAACGGGGGAATATAGAGGCCAAGACCCGTTATTGGCCTGAAAAAATTTTACCCGATAAAACTTTGTTGCGGGTAGAAATTACCCAAGGGGCGCGCCATCAAATTCGTTGCCACTTGGCTTTTTTGGGGCACCCGGTGTTGGGGGATGAGCTTTACGGGCAAGTGATTGAAGGTGCCAGGTCGTTTGATTTTTATTTTTTGCATGCAACAGAGGTGCATTTTCCCAAAGAGTGGTTGCAAATTCCAGGGGCGAAGATTGTAACGCCGTATCCTGAAGGGTGGCAGGAGGTTTTAATCTTTTAG